One segment of Leptodactylus fuscus isolate aLepFus1 chromosome 7, aLepFus1.hap2, whole genome shotgun sequence DNA contains the following:
- the DENND5A gene encoding DENN domain-containing protein 5A isoform X2, with protein sequence MSGGGGNSSAPGRFADYFVICGLDTDTGLEPDELSGENFEQTPLRRTFKSKVLARYPENVEWNAFDQDAVGMLCMPKGLSFKTQADCRDPQFHSFIITREDGSRTFGFALTFFEEVTSKQICSAMQTLYHMHNAEYDIIHMSATNGGSSTHCMEDCGDASVTKLQRFNSYDITRDTLYVSKCICLIAPMSFMTACKKVLEQLHQAVTSPQPPPLPLESYIYNILYEVPLPPAGRSLKFSGVYGPIICQRPSINELPLFDFPVKEVFELLGVENVVQLFTCALLEFQILLYSQHYQRLMTVAETITGLMFPFQWQHVYVPILPASLLHFLDAPVPYLMGLHSNGLDDRSKLELPQEANLCFVDIDNHFIELPEDLPQFPNKLEFIQEVSEVLMSFGIPPEGNLHCSESVSKLKNLKTADLVSDKKNGNLAGSPLNSFELLKENETLARIQALVKRTGVSLEKVEVKEETTSKKDTKFQCDEEELRIHQLNIHIREVFANRFTQMFADYEVFVIQPSQDKESWFTNREQMQNYDKASFLSDQPEPYLPFLSRFLETQMFASFIDNKIMCHDDDDKDPILRVFDARVDKIRLLNVRTPTLRTSMYQKCTAFEEAVKSIELRLSKIDHTAIHPHLLDMKIGQGKYEPGFFPKLQPDVLSTGPATNKWTKRNAPAQWRRKDRQKQHTEHLRLDNDQREKYIQEARNMGSSIRQPKLSNLSPSVIAQTNWKFVEGLLKECRNKTKRMLVEKMGREAVELGHGEVSITGVEENTLIASLCDLLERIWSHGLLVKQGKSALWSHLLHYQDNRRRMNAGSLCHTELFLDSERRKSDPNPVMAPMKISLVQDMLHIQNIGEIKTDVGKARAWVRLSMEKKLLSRHLKQLLLDHELTKKLYKRYAFLRCDDEKEQFLYHLLSFNAVDYFCFTNVFTTIMIPYHILIVPSKKLGGSMFTSNPWICISGEMGETGVLQVPRNILEMTYECQNLGKLTTVQIGHDNSGLYAKWLVEYVMIRNEITGHTYKFPCGRWLGKGMDDGSLERVLVGDLLTSTPDTEERPCRTPPLQHSPGMIRRLVAISPNSRPKLNTGQIQEAIGEAVNGIVKHFHKPEKERGSLTLLLCGECGLVAALEQVFQHGFKSPRLFKSIFIWDFLEKAQAHYDALDLSDTALGEDWQKRVRIFSRFITAINSTPRNIGKDGKFQMFVCLGARDHHLHHWIALLADCPIIAQMYEDTALIKDHTLVNSLIRVLQTLQEFNITLESSLIKGINI encoded by the exons ATGagcgggggaggggggaacagctcGGCGCCCGGACGATTCGCCGACTATTTTGTTATCTGCGGTCTGGACACCGACACCGGGCTGGAACCGGACGAGCTCTCCG GAGAGAATTTCGAGCAGACCCCCCTCAGGCGCACTTTTAAGTCGAAAGTTCTGGCACGGTATCCCGAAAATGTGGAGTGGAATGCGTTTGACCAAGACGCGGTGGGCATG CTGTGTATGCCCAAGGGCTTGTCATTCAAGACTCAGGCCGACTGCCGGGACCCTCAGTTCCATTCTTTCATCATCACCCGGGAAGACGGATCCAGGACGTTTGGTTTTGCTCTCACCTTCTTTGAGGAGGTCACCAGCAAACAGATCTGTAGCGCCATGCAGACCCTGTACCACATGCACAACGCGGAGTATGACATCATCCACATGTCCGCCACCAACGGCGGCAGCAGCACACACTGCATGGAAGACTGCGGCGACGCATCTGTGACCAAGCTGCAGAGGTTCAACTCCTACGACATCACCCGCGACACCTTGTACGTCTCCAAGTGCATCTGTCTCATCGCCCCCATGTCCTTCATGACAGCGTGTAAAAAGGTGCTGGAACAGCTGCACCAGGCCGTCACCTCGCCACAGCCCCCGCCGCTGCCACTGGAGAGCTACATCTACAACATCCTCTACGAGGTTCCTCTACCGCCCGCTGGACGCTCCTTGAAGTTTTCAGGGGTCTATGGGCCAATTATATGTCAGAGGCCGAGTATCAACGAGTTACCCCTGTTTGACTTTCCAGTAAAAGAGGTTTTTGAGTTACTTGGTGTAGAAAATGTGGTGCAGCTCTTCACCTGCGCCCTCCTGGAGTTCCAGATCCTGCTCTATTCACAGC ATTACCAGAGATTGATGACGGTGGCGGAGACCATCACCGGCCTCATGTTTCCGTTCCAGTGGCAGCACGTTTACGTCCCCATCCTGCCAGCATCACTTCTGCACTTTCTCGATGCTCCGGTGCCATATCTGATGGGTTTACACTCCAATGGTTTGGATGACAGGTCGAAGCTGGAGCTGCCGCAGGAG GCTAACCTTTGCTTTGTGGACATTGACAACCACTTCATTGAACTACCTGAAGATCTCCCCCAGTTCCCCAACAAGCTGGAGTTTATTCAGGAGGTGTCCGAGGTCCTGATGTCCTTTGGTATTCCTCCCGAAGGGAATCTGCATTGCAGCGAAAGCGTCTCCAAGCTAAAAAACCTCAAGACAGCCGACCTGGTATCTGACAAGAAGAACGGGAACCTGGCGGGGTCGCCTCTCAATTCTTTTGAGCTCCTGAAGGAGAATGAAACCCTGGCACGAATACAGGCGCTGGTGAAGAGGACGGGCGTGAGCCTGGAGAAG GTGGAGGTTAAAGAGGAGACCACCAGTAAGAAGGATACAAAGTTCCAGTGCGATGAAGAAGAACTCCGCATTCATCAGCTGAACATCCACATTCGGGAAGTGTTCGCTAACCGATTCACCCAGATGTTTGCCGACTACGAAGTGTTTGTCATCCAGCCAAGCCAAGACAAGGAGTCCTGGTTCACGAACCGCGAGCAGATGCAGAACTACGATAAG GCTTCCTTCCTCTCTGATCAGCCAGAACCGTACTTGCCTTTTCTCTCGCGTTTTTTAGAAACGCAGATGTTTGCCTCGTTCATTGATAATAAGATCATGTGCCACGACGACGATGACAAGGACCCGATTTTACGCGTCTTTGATGCAAGAGTAGACAAGATCCGACTGTTAAACGTCCGGACACCGACCCTGCGCACGTCCATGTATCAGAAGTGCACGGCCTTCGAGGAAGCAG TGAAGTCCATCGAGCTGCGACTCTCCAAGATCGATCACACGGCCATCCACCCGCATCTTCTGGATATGAAGATTGGACAAGGCAAATATGAGCCGGGGTTCTTCCCTAAGCTACAGCCCGATGTGTTGTCCACTGGACCGGCGACCAACAA GTGGACAAAGAGAAATGCGCCTGCGCAATGGAGGCGGAAAGACCGTCAGAAGCAGCACACGGAGCACCTCCGGCTGGACAATGACCAGAGGGAG AAATACATCCAGGAGGCGAGAAACATGGGCAGCAGCATCCGACAGCCCAAACTCTCCAACCTCTCTCCCTCCGTCATTGCTCAGACCAACTGGAAGTTTGTGGAAGGTTTGCTGAAGGAGTGTCGTAACAAG ACTAAGAGGATGCTGGTGGAGAAGATGGGCCGCGAGGCGGTGGAGTTGGGCCATGGCGAGGTCAGTATAACGGGCGTGGAGGAGAACACGTTGATCGCCAGCCTCTGTGATCTTCTGGAACGCATCTGGAGCCACGGTCTTCTTGTGAAACAG GGGAAGTCGGCCTTGTGGTCCCATCTGTTACATTATCAGGACAATAGGAGGAGGATGAACGCCGGGAGCCTCTGCCACACAG AATTGTTTCTAGATTCTGAAAGACGGAAATCGGACCCCAATCCAGTCATGGCGCCGATGAAGATCTCGCTGGTGCAGGACATGTT GCACATTCAGAACATTGGGGAGATCAAGACCGATGTGGGGAAGGCTCGAGCCTGGGTCCGATTGTCCATGGAGAAGAAACTTCTGTCCAGACACTTGAAGCAGCTTCTACTGGATCATGAATTAACCAA AAAATTATACAAGCGCTACGCCTTCCTGAGATGTGATGACGAGAAGGAGCAATTCCTCTACCATCTTCTCTCTTTCAATGCCGTGGATTATTTTTGCTTCACCAATGTCTTCACAACGATAA TGATCCCTTACCACATCCTCATCGTTCCCAGTAAGAAGCTGGGTGGCTCCATGTTCACCTCTAACCCCTGGATCTGTATTTCGGGAGAGATGGGTGAGACGGGAGTGCTGCAGGTTCCTAGGAATATCTTGGAGATGACATATGAG TGCCAGAATCTAGGCAAGCTGACGACCGTGCAGATCGGACACGACAACTCCGGGCTGTACGCCAAGTGGCTGGTGGAGTACGTCATGATCCGGAACGAGATCACAGGCCACACGTACAA GTTTCCGTGTGGCCGCTGGTTGGGGAAGGGGATGGACGATGGGAGTTTGGAGCGGGTTTTGGTTGGAGATCTTCTCACGTCCACACCAGACACCGAAGAAAGACCCTGCAGGACGCCTCCGCTGCAGCACTCCCCGGGCATGATCCGCAGACTGGTGGCCATATCCCCCAACAGCAGACCCA AATTAAACACGGGGCAGATTCAGGAGGCCATCGGAGAAGCTGTGAACGGCATTGTCAAGcatttccacaagccggaaaaAGAG AGGGGCAGCCTGACATTGCTGCTGTGTGGAGAATGTGGATTAGTCGCCGCTCTGGAGCAAGTTTTCCAGCACGGATTCAAGTCCCCGCGACTTTTCAAAAGCATCTTCATATGGGACTTTCTAG AAAAAGCACAAGCACATTACGATGCACTTGACCTGAGTGACACAGCCCTGGGCGAGGACTGGCAGAAGAGAGTCCGCATCTTCAGCCGTTTCATCACCGCCATAAACAGCACGCCCAGGAACATTGGCAAAGATGGCAAGTTCCAGATGTTTGTGTGTCTAGGAgcccg
- the DENND5A gene encoding DENN domain-containing protein 5A isoform X1 — MSGGGGNSSAPGRFADYFVICGLDTDTGLEPDELSALCEYVRASRDRDGLGRFQSCAPEGENFEQTPLRRTFKSKVLARYPENVEWNAFDQDAVGMLCMPKGLSFKTQADCRDPQFHSFIITREDGSRTFGFALTFFEEVTSKQICSAMQTLYHMHNAEYDIIHMSATNGGSSTHCMEDCGDASVTKLQRFNSYDITRDTLYVSKCICLIAPMSFMTACKKVLEQLHQAVTSPQPPPLPLESYIYNILYEVPLPPAGRSLKFSGVYGPIICQRPSINELPLFDFPVKEVFELLGVENVVQLFTCALLEFQILLYSQHYQRLMTVAETITGLMFPFQWQHVYVPILPASLLHFLDAPVPYLMGLHSNGLDDRSKLELPQEANLCFVDIDNHFIELPEDLPQFPNKLEFIQEVSEVLMSFGIPPEGNLHCSESVSKLKNLKTADLVSDKKNGNLAGSPLNSFELLKENETLARIQALVKRTGVSLEKVEVKEETTSKKDTKFQCDEEELRIHQLNIHIREVFANRFTQMFADYEVFVIQPSQDKESWFTNREQMQNYDKASFLSDQPEPYLPFLSRFLETQMFASFIDNKIMCHDDDDKDPILRVFDARVDKIRLLNVRTPTLRTSMYQKCTAFEEAVKSIELRLSKIDHTAIHPHLLDMKIGQGKYEPGFFPKLQPDVLSTGPATNKWTKRNAPAQWRRKDRQKQHTEHLRLDNDQREKYIQEARNMGSSIRQPKLSNLSPSVIAQTNWKFVEGLLKECRNKTKRMLVEKMGREAVELGHGEVSITGVEENTLIASLCDLLERIWSHGLLVKQGKSALWSHLLHYQDNRRRMNAGSLCHTELFLDSERRKSDPNPVMAPMKISLVQDMLHIQNIGEIKTDVGKARAWVRLSMEKKLLSRHLKQLLLDHELTKKLYKRYAFLRCDDEKEQFLYHLLSFNAVDYFCFTNVFTTIMIPYHILIVPSKKLGGSMFTSNPWICISGEMGETGVLQVPRNILEMTYECQNLGKLTTVQIGHDNSGLYAKWLVEYVMIRNEITGHTYKFPCGRWLGKGMDDGSLERVLVGDLLTSTPDTEERPCRTPPLQHSPGMIRRLVAISPNSRPKLNTGQIQEAIGEAVNGIVKHFHKPEKERGSLTLLLCGECGLVAALEQVFQHGFKSPRLFKSIFIWDFLEKAQAHYDALDLSDTALGEDWQKRVRIFSRFITAINSTPRNIGKDGKFQMFVCLGARDHHLHHWIALLADCPIIAQMYEDTALIKDHTLVNSLIRVLQTLQEFNITLESSLIKGINI; from the exons ATGagcgggggaggggggaacagctcGGCGCCCGGACGATTCGCCGACTATTTTGTTATCTGCGGTCTGGACACCGACACCGGGCTGGAACCGGACGAGCTCTCCG CCCTGTGTGAATACGTCCGCGCCTCTAGAGACAGAGATGGCCTTGGACGGTTCCAGTCCTGTGCGCCAGAAG GAGAGAATTTCGAGCAGACCCCCCTCAGGCGCACTTTTAAGTCGAAAGTTCTGGCACGGTATCCCGAAAATGTGGAGTGGAATGCGTTTGACCAAGACGCGGTGGGCATG CTGTGTATGCCCAAGGGCTTGTCATTCAAGACTCAGGCCGACTGCCGGGACCCTCAGTTCCATTCTTTCATCATCACCCGGGAAGACGGATCCAGGACGTTTGGTTTTGCTCTCACCTTCTTTGAGGAGGTCACCAGCAAACAGATCTGTAGCGCCATGCAGACCCTGTACCACATGCACAACGCGGAGTATGACATCATCCACATGTCCGCCACCAACGGCGGCAGCAGCACACACTGCATGGAAGACTGCGGCGACGCATCTGTGACCAAGCTGCAGAGGTTCAACTCCTACGACATCACCCGCGACACCTTGTACGTCTCCAAGTGCATCTGTCTCATCGCCCCCATGTCCTTCATGACAGCGTGTAAAAAGGTGCTGGAACAGCTGCACCAGGCCGTCACCTCGCCACAGCCCCCGCCGCTGCCACTGGAGAGCTACATCTACAACATCCTCTACGAGGTTCCTCTACCGCCCGCTGGACGCTCCTTGAAGTTTTCAGGGGTCTATGGGCCAATTATATGTCAGAGGCCGAGTATCAACGAGTTACCCCTGTTTGACTTTCCAGTAAAAGAGGTTTTTGAGTTACTTGGTGTAGAAAATGTGGTGCAGCTCTTCACCTGCGCCCTCCTGGAGTTCCAGATCCTGCTCTATTCACAGC ATTACCAGAGATTGATGACGGTGGCGGAGACCATCACCGGCCTCATGTTTCCGTTCCAGTGGCAGCACGTTTACGTCCCCATCCTGCCAGCATCACTTCTGCACTTTCTCGATGCTCCGGTGCCATATCTGATGGGTTTACACTCCAATGGTTTGGATGACAGGTCGAAGCTGGAGCTGCCGCAGGAG GCTAACCTTTGCTTTGTGGACATTGACAACCACTTCATTGAACTACCTGAAGATCTCCCCCAGTTCCCCAACAAGCTGGAGTTTATTCAGGAGGTGTCCGAGGTCCTGATGTCCTTTGGTATTCCTCCCGAAGGGAATCTGCATTGCAGCGAAAGCGTCTCCAAGCTAAAAAACCTCAAGACAGCCGACCTGGTATCTGACAAGAAGAACGGGAACCTGGCGGGGTCGCCTCTCAATTCTTTTGAGCTCCTGAAGGAGAATGAAACCCTGGCACGAATACAGGCGCTGGTGAAGAGGACGGGCGTGAGCCTGGAGAAG GTGGAGGTTAAAGAGGAGACCACCAGTAAGAAGGATACAAAGTTCCAGTGCGATGAAGAAGAACTCCGCATTCATCAGCTGAACATCCACATTCGGGAAGTGTTCGCTAACCGATTCACCCAGATGTTTGCCGACTACGAAGTGTTTGTCATCCAGCCAAGCCAAGACAAGGAGTCCTGGTTCACGAACCGCGAGCAGATGCAGAACTACGATAAG GCTTCCTTCCTCTCTGATCAGCCAGAACCGTACTTGCCTTTTCTCTCGCGTTTTTTAGAAACGCAGATGTTTGCCTCGTTCATTGATAATAAGATCATGTGCCACGACGACGATGACAAGGACCCGATTTTACGCGTCTTTGATGCAAGAGTAGACAAGATCCGACTGTTAAACGTCCGGACACCGACCCTGCGCACGTCCATGTATCAGAAGTGCACGGCCTTCGAGGAAGCAG TGAAGTCCATCGAGCTGCGACTCTCCAAGATCGATCACACGGCCATCCACCCGCATCTTCTGGATATGAAGATTGGACAAGGCAAATATGAGCCGGGGTTCTTCCCTAAGCTACAGCCCGATGTGTTGTCCACTGGACCGGCGACCAACAA GTGGACAAAGAGAAATGCGCCTGCGCAATGGAGGCGGAAAGACCGTCAGAAGCAGCACACGGAGCACCTCCGGCTGGACAATGACCAGAGGGAG AAATACATCCAGGAGGCGAGAAACATGGGCAGCAGCATCCGACAGCCCAAACTCTCCAACCTCTCTCCCTCCGTCATTGCTCAGACCAACTGGAAGTTTGTGGAAGGTTTGCTGAAGGAGTGTCGTAACAAG ACTAAGAGGATGCTGGTGGAGAAGATGGGCCGCGAGGCGGTGGAGTTGGGCCATGGCGAGGTCAGTATAACGGGCGTGGAGGAGAACACGTTGATCGCCAGCCTCTGTGATCTTCTGGAACGCATCTGGAGCCACGGTCTTCTTGTGAAACAG GGGAAGTCGGCCTTGTGGTCCCATCTGTTACATTATCAGGACAATAGGAGGAGGATGAACGCCGGGAGCCTCTGCCACACAG AATTGTTTCTAGATTCTGAAAGACGGAAATCGGACCCCAATCCAGTCATGGCGCCGATGAAGATCTCGCTGGTGCAGGACATGTT GCACATTCAGAACATTGGGGAGATCAAGACCGATGTGGGGAAGGCTCGAGCCTGGGTCCGATTGTCCATGGAGAAGAAACTTCTGTCCAGACACTTGAAGCAGCTTCTACTGGATCATGAATTAACCAA AAAATTATACAAGCGCTACGCCTTCCTGAGATGTGATGACGAGAAGGAGCAATTCCTCTACCATCTTCTCTCTTTCAATGCCGTGGATTATTTTTGCTTCACCAATGTCTTCACAACGATAA TGATCCCTTACCACATCCTCATCGTTCCCAGTAAGAAGCTGGGTGGCTCCATGTTCACCTCTAACCCCTGGATCTGTATTTCGGGAGAGATGGGTGAGACGGGAGTGCTGCAGGTTCCTAGGAATATCTTGGAGATGACATATGAG TGCCAGAATCTAGGCAAGCTGACGACCGTGCAGATCGGACACGACAACTCCGGGCTGTACGCCAAGTGGCTGGTGGAGTACGTCATGATCCGGAACGAGATCACAGGCCACACGTACAA GTTTCCGTGTGGCCGCTGGTTGGGGAAGGGGATGGACGATGGGAGTTTGGAGCGGGTTTTGGTTGGAGATCTTCTCACGTCCACACCAGACACCGAAGAAAGACCCTGCAGGACGCCTCCGCTGCAGCACTCCCCGGGCATGATCCGCAGACTGGTGGCCATATCCCCCAACAGCAGACCCA AATTAAACACGGGGCAGATTCAGGAGGCCATCGGAGAAGCTGTGAACGGCATTGTCAAGcatttccacaagccggaaaaAGAG AGGGGCAGCCTGACATTGCTGCTGTGTGGAGAATGTGGATTAGTCGCCGCTCTGGAGCAAGTTTTCCAGCACGGATTCAAGTCCCCGCGACTTTTCAAAAGCATCTTCATATGGGACTTTCTAG AAAAAGCACAAGCACATTACGATGCACTTGACCTGAGTGACACAGCCCTGGGCGAGGACTGGCAGAAGAGAGTCCGCATCTTCAGCCGTTTCATCACCGCCATAAACAGCACGCCCAGGAACATTGGCAAAGATGGCAAGTTCCAGATGTTTGTGTGTCTAGGAgcccg